The Chitinophaga pinensis DSM 2588 region CTGCTTCATTCCAAAAGATCTTTTCATGAGCGTGTTGCAGAAAGATGCCAGCCTTTCCCTGGAAATGATGCGCATTCTCGCCAGTGAACTCAGAAAAGCCGAAATGAAGATCACGCACCTGGCACAAAAACCTGTGCGTGAACGCCTCGCCGAAACACTTCTTTTCATCAGAGAAACCTATGGGGTAGAACAGGATGGCAGCACCCTCAACGTTCGCCTTTCCCGCGAAGAGATCGCCAACCTGGTCGGAACAGCCACTGAATCGGCCATCCGCCTGCTGTCTGAATTTAAAAAAGATGGTCTTATTGAGCTCCAGGGCAAAAAAATCCGCCTGCTGAATCCGGAAGAACTGACCCGGACCGCCAACCTGCAGGATTAATCTGTTTCCTCCACAAAGATATTACACGCATTTTCCCTGCTTACTGACACAGATCAGTCCTCCCTTTGATACCCATCATTGCCCCCCTTTTTACATCCGGGTAGTTTTGCAGCAAACCATTTATTATGGCAAATACCGCTGTCACTCCTGATACAAAATTGCAATGTGCTCACTGTGGAGAAGATTGTCCAAACAACAAAATTGTACTGGAAAACAATCACTTCTGCTGCGAAGGATGCAAACTGGTATACGAGATCCTGAACGAAAACGGACTTTGCGACTATTATACCCTGAACCAAAATCCTGGTCAGTCGCAACGTATCTCCGTTCGTAAAGACAAATTTGCCTTCCTCGATGATAAAAAAATACAACAACAGCTGATACAATTCCAGGACGACAGCCAGACCCATATCACCTTTTACATCCCACATATCCATTGCAGTTCCTGTCTCTGGTTGCTGGAAAACCTGCATCGTCTGGATACCGGCGTACAACGGGTCACAGTCAACTTTACCCGCAAAGAAGCCCTCGTCGTGTTCCGACAGGACGAAACTTCCCTCCGGCATATCGCAGAAACCCTGACCAGTATCGGGTATGAACCTTATATCAGCCTGCAGGATCTGCGGCAGAAAAAACCTCGTATACAACGCGACCTCGTATACCGGCTCGGTGTAGTCGGTTTCTGCTTTGGCAATATTATGCTGCTCAGTTTCCCGGAGTATTTCTCCAGTTACGGCTATTCCGATGAAAAAATGAACCATCTTTTCCGCTGGCTGAATCTCAGTCTGTCCCTGCCTGTTTTCTTCTACAGCGCCCAGGTGTTTTTCCGCTCGGCCTGGGGTGGCCTGAAAACCGGATTCCTCAATATTGATGTACCAATCGTCCTGGCCATCATTGTTACTTTCATCCGTAGTCTGACTGATGTATTCAGCGGACAGGGGGCGGGCTATTTTGACTCCATGACCGGGATCGTCTTTTTTATGCTTGTTGGCAGAATATTGCAGGACAAAACATACCAGGGACTTTCTTTTGATCGTGATTACACCGCCTATTTCCCAATCGCGGTCTCTGTACTGAAAAAGGGCCGGGAAGTACCTATGGCACTACCCGATATCCGTAATAATGATACCCTGCTTATTCACAATCAGGAGCTGATTCCTGCAGACGGGATCCTGGTAAAAGGCGATGCCATCATAGACTACAGCTTTGTAACAGGAGAAGCGGTACCCGTACATAAAGCCACAGGAGAAATCGTATATGCAGGCGGCAAACAACTGGAAGGAAATATTGAAATCCTGACCATTAAAGAAGTGGCACAAAGTTACCTGACTAGTCTCTGGAACAGGGAAGAACTCCGCTCTCCCCAGGAGAAACAGGTGTCCTTTATCCATATGCTCAGCCGTTATTTCACCTGGGTAGTACTGAGTATTGCTGTCATTGCCGCTACTTACTGGTGGATGCATGATGCCGCCCGTATATGGCCGGCTGTAACAGCTGTACTGATCATTGCCTGTCCTTGTGCATTATTACTGGCCGCCTCTTTTACCAATGGGCATATTCTACGCATCCTCAGTCGTCGTCATCTATATCTGCGCAATGCAGAAGCGATTGAACGCCTGGCGACAATAGATCACATCGTATTCGATAAAACAGGCACGCTTACCGGTAAAGCAGAAGCCACTATTTCATATGAAGGAGAAACACTTACACCGGAAAAACTGATCGCCGTCGGTACCCTGGCCGCACAATCCAGTCACCCGCTCAGTAAAATGATCGCCAGCTTCTTTGGCAGGGACGAGCGTTTACCTGTCCGCAATTTCCGCAGCATTGAAGCAAATGGGATCAGCGGTTGGATAGAATATAATTTCATTCAACTGGGAAGCGCCGCCTTTATAGGAGCAGACACCAATGTAAGCTCCGATGGCAGCACCGTGTATGTAAAAATTGACGGTCATCAGGTCGGCCGTTTTATCATTCGTCATCAATACAGAAATGGTATACAATCTTTGCTCCAACAGCTACAACGACAATATCATTTATCCTTACTCTCCGGCGATAACGATGCAGAAAGCGCTTATCTCCAAAAGATCATGGGCCCTTCCGCCAGTCTCCATTTTGCACAAAAACCAGCCGACAAACTGAATTACGTCGTTTCATTACAGCAGCAGGGACATCGTGTATTGATGATAGGAGATGGGCTGAATGATGCCGGTGCGCTGAAACAAAGCGACGTTGGCATCTCACTGACAGAAAACAGTAACAATTTTACACCCGCCAGCGACGGTATCCTTGAAGCAGCATCACTCATACATTTACCCCGGCTGATCAGCACCTGCCGTAATAACAGACGTATCATCATCATTACATTCATCATTTCATTACTCTACAATTTCATTGGTCTTTTCTTTGCAGTACAGGGCATTCTTTCTCCGCTGACGGCCGCTATACTGATGCCCGCCAGCTCTATCAGCATTGTATTACTGACCTACGGCCTGAGTGAATGGATGAACAGATCATGATATGAATCAGTATACTGGTTGAGCAGCATCATCGTACCCCCATCCACAACAAACTAGCTTTGTTCATAGAAATTAAAAACAATTACTATGAGCGTGATCATCATCCTTCTCGGAGCCAGCCTGCTGGTAGCCCTATTCTTTCTGGCGGCTTTTATATGGTCAGTAAGGAATGGACAATTTGAAGATAATTTCTCTCCTGCACATCGTGTACTGTTCGAAACCAAACCGGCCGAAACGACCTGCAAATCAGGGAATGCATGTACAAACACCAACTGTAAATCACGCATCTGCCAGCACAACTAACGCTCCTCTTTATACTAGCAACGCATCTCTTATCATTCGTAATTGAACAAACATGTCTCTCGAAAAATTTTCGTACGATAACCGTACCGTGAAATGGTTTGCATACGCCTGTATCGGCTGGGGGCTGGTCGGTATGCTCGCTGGATTATGGGCTGCACTGGCGCTCGTGCTTCCCGATCTGAATCTTGGCTATGCACCTACAACATTTGGCCGTCTGAGGCCCGTTCACACCAACGCTGTCATCTTCGCCTTTGTAGGTAACGGTATCTTCATGGGTGTGTATTACTCCCTCCAACGCCTTTGTAAAGCGCGCATGTTCAGCGATCTGCTGAGTAAGATTCATTTCTGGGGATGGCAGGCCATCATCGCGGGTGGCGCTATCACTTTGCTGATGGGTTGTACTACCGGTAAAGAATACGCAGAACTGGAATGGCCTTTTGATATCGCTATCACACTGATCTGGGTTGTATTCGGTGCAAACATGCTTGGTACAATCCTCCGTCGTCGTGAAATGCACCTGTACGTAGCCATCTGGTTCTACATCGGTACATGGGTGGCTATTGCGATGCTCCATATTGTGAACTCCTTTGAAATGCCGGTTTCCTTCCTGAAAAGTTACTCCTGGTATGCAGGTGTACAGGATGCTCTGGTTCAATGGTGGTATGGACACAATGCGGTGGCCTTCTTCCTGACCACGCCTTACCTTGGACTCATGTATTACTTCGTGCCTAAAGCGGCTAACAGACCCGTATACTCTTACCGCTGGTCTATCATCCACTTCTGGGCGCTGATATTCATCTATATCTGGGCAGGACCTCACCACCTGCTATATACCGCATTGCCTGAATGGGCACAATCACTGGGTACTGTATTCTCTATCATGCTGATCGCCCCATCCTGGGGAGGTATGCTGAACGGCCTGCTGACACTGCGTGGTGCATGGGATCGTGTAAGAGAAGACGCTATTCTCAAGTTCTTCGTAGTAGCGCTGACCTGTTATGGTATGGCTACTTTCGAAGGCCCGATGCTGTCACTGAAAAATGTGAACGCCATCAGCCACTATACTGACTGGACTATCGCACACGTACACGTAGGTGCCCTGGGATGGAATGGATTCCTCACATTCGGTATCCTGTACTGGATGTTACCTCGTCTGTTCTCTACACAGCTGTATTCCCGTAAATGGGCGAACACACACTTCTGGCTGGGTACACTGGGTATTATCTTCTATGTTATTCCGCTGTACTGGGCCGCCTTCACACAAAGCATGATGTGGAAACAATTTACTCCGGAAGGACAGCTGAAATTCCAGTTCCTGGAAACGGTTGCGACTGTTGTGCCGATGTATGCGCTTCGCGGATTAGGTGGCGTACTGTATATCTCCGGTGTGGTACTGATGATCTTCAACCTGGCTAAGACTGTGCGCAGCGGATCATTCGTTGCCAACGAGCCTGCTGAAGCAGCACCTCTGCCAAAAGAAGTACATACACACGGTAAATCTCACTGGCATAACTGGATCGAACGCAGACCTATACAGCTCGCTGTTTTCAGTCTGATTGTAGTCGGCATAGGCGGTATCCTGGAACTGATTCCGACCTTCCTCGTAAGAAGCAATATCCCTACTATCACCAGCGTAAAACCATACACACCGCTTGAACTGCACGGTCGTGATGTATACATCAGAGAAGGTTGTTACACCTGCCACTCTCAGATGATCCGTCCATTCCGCGATGAAGTAGCCCGTTACGGTGAATACTCCAAAGCCGGTGAATTCATTTATGACCACCCGTTCCAATGGGGTTCAAAAAGAACTGGTCCTGACCTGGCGAGAATAGGAGGCAAGTATCCGCACTCATGGCATTACAACCACATGCTCGATCCGACCTCTATGTCTCCTGGCTCTATCATGCCGCAATATCCATGGTTATTTGACGAGAAGATCGACAAAGCCAAGACACCGGCAATGATCAATGCCATGCGTAAACTGGGTGTGCCTTATCCTGCAGGTTATGAAGCGAAAGCAAATGCCGACATGCAGCAACAGGGTGAAGCAATCGCTGCAGCGCTGAAGAAAGACAAACTGGAAGTATCCTCAGATAAAGAAATCGTCGCACTGATCGCTTATCTGCAACGCCTTGGTACAGACATCAAATCAAATACAATCGTGGAGAAAAAATAATCTGAACATTGTAAATCAAGCAAGACATGAAGTTTATCAACTACCTGGAATCCATCACCGGCGTAAGCATCTATCCGCTTTCTTCTCTGGTCATCTTTACAGTATTCTTCGTACTGGCTGCATGGTGGGCATTCAAAGCAGATAAAGGCATGATAGATCATATCAGCAACATTCCGCTGGATGATCACCGGTGACAACATGCGCATTTTACTATTCTCCAATTGCAACATTATGAACAAGAAATCAATCACTATAACAAGCCTTTTCTCCCTGTGCCTGCTGAGCGCCCTGCCAGCAGATGCACAGTACAAACCTGAGCCACCATCAGAGCTGGGACATCCGGTTGCGATTGTGTTACTGACTGTCATCATCGGACTACTCATCGCAATCGTGGTACTGGGCAGCGCTGTAATCAGTGCAATGGATATTTACAGAGAACGTGTGAAGAATGAAAAGAGCAAAACAGTTGTTTCCGCTATACTGCTCCTCGCTGGTATACTTTCTGCCAACAGCCTGTTTGCACAGGATGCAAAGGAAGCAGCAGTCAGCGTTGCACCCAATATCATCAGCGGACTTTCCGACACCTCTTTTTATCTCCTGATCTCCGTAATCGCATTACAGATCATGATCATCTTCTCCCTGCTCTATACATTACGTGTACTGGTGGGCATGGAAAAGAAAAGGAAACCGAAAGTAGCAGTTCCCGGCAAACCTGTAAAACACTGGTTTGAGCGTCTTAATGACACCAGGACGCTGGATGAGGCATCTGAACAGGATGAAGACATGGGCCATGATTATGACGGTATCCGCGAACTGAACAATCCAACGCCACCATGGTGGAGATGGGGTTTCTACTGCAGTATAGTATTTGCGCTTGTCTATGTCTGGCGCTTCCAGATCTCGCATTCCGCGCCTTCACAGCTGGAAGAACTAGCCATCGCAGAAGCTGCTGCTGCTGAGGCAAAAGAAGAATACCTGAAGAACGCCGCCAACAAT contains the following coding sequences:
- a CDS encoding Crp/Fnr family transcriptional regulator, which gives rise to MCTPYHNASCANCQDRFGSILFKAEKCNLEEIESAKVCTTYKKGQIVFQEGAYPFGIYCVNTGKIKLSHCGDDGREQIVRLAKPGDIIGYKALLSAERYTASAIALDDSSVCFIPKDLFMSVLQKDASLSLEMMRILASELRKAEMKITHLAQKPVRERLAETLLFIRETYGVEQDGSTLNVRLSREEIANLVGTATESAIRLLSEFKKDGLIELQGKKIRLLNPEELTRTANLQD
- a CDS encoding heavy metal translocating P-type ATPase; this translates as MANTAVTPDTKLQCAHCGEDCPNNKIVLENNHFCCEGCKLVYEILNENGLCDYYTLNQNPGQSQRISVRKDKFAFLDDKKIQQQLIQFQDDSQTHITFYIPHIHCSSCLWLLENLHRLDTGVQRVTVNFTRKEALVVFRQDETSLRHIAETLTSIGYEPYISLQDLRQKKPRIQRDLVYRLGVVGFCFGNIMLLSFPEYFSSYGYSDEKMNHLFRWLNLSLSLPVFFYSAQVFFRSAWGGLKTGFLNIDVPIVLAIIVTFIRSLTDVFSGQGAGYFDSMTGIVFFMLVGRILQDKTYQGLSFDRDYTAYFPIAVSVLKKGREVPMALPDIRNNDTLLIHNQELIPADGILVKGDAIIDYSFVTGEAVPVHKATGEIVYAGGKQLEGNIEILTIKEVAQSYLTSLWNREELRSPQEKQVSFIHMLSRYFTWVVLSIAVIAATYWWMHDAARIWPAVTAVLIIACPCALLLAASFTNGHILRILSRRHLYLRNAEAIERLATIDHIVFDKTGTLTGKAEATISYEGETLTPEKLIAVGTLAAQSSHPLSKMIASFFGRDERLPVRNFRSIEANGISGWIEYNFIQLGSAAFIGADTNVSSDGSTVYVKIDGHQVGRFIIRHQYRNGIQSLLQQLQRQYHLSLLSGDNDAESAYLQKIMGPSASLHFAQKPADKLNYVVSLQQQGHRVLMIGDGLNDAGALKQSDVGISLTENSNNFTPASDGILEAASLIHLPRLISTCRNNRRIIIITFIISLLYNFIGLFFAVQGILSPLTAAILMPASSISIVLLTYGLSEWMNRS
- the ccoS gene encoding cbb3-type cytochrome oxidase assembly protein CcoS; protein product: MSVIIILLGASLLVALFFLAAFIWSVRNGQFEDNFSPAHRVLFETKPAETTCKSGNACTNTNCKSRICQHN
- the ccoN gene encoding cytochrome-c oxidase, cbb3-type subunit I, whose product is MSLEKFSYDNRTVKWFAYACIGWGLVGMLAGLWAALALVLPDLNLGYAPTTFGRLRPVHTNAVIFAFVGNGIFMGVYYSLQRLCKARMFSDLLSKIHFWGWQAIIAGGAITLLMGCTTGKEYAELEWPFDIAITLIWVVFGANMLGTILRRREMHLYVAIWFYIGTWVAIAMLHIVNSFEMPVSFLKSYSWYAGVQDALVQWWYGHNAVAFFLTTPYLGLMYYFVPKAANRPVYSYRWSIIHFWALIFIYIWAGPHHLLYTALPEWAQSLGTVFSIMLIAPSWGGMLNGLLTLRGAWDRVREDAILKFFVVALTCYGMATFEGPMLSLKNVNAISHYTDWTIAHVHVGALGWNGFLTFGILYWMLPRLFSTQLYSRKWANTHFWLGTLGIIFYVIPLYWAAFTQSMMWKQFTPEGQLKFQFLETVATVVPMYALRGLGGVLYISGVVLMIFNLAKTVRSGSFVANEPAEAAPLPKEVHTHGKSHWHNWIERRPIQLAVFSLIVVGIGGILELIPTFLVRSNIPTITSVKPYTPLELHGRDVYIREGCYTCHSQMIRPFRDEVARYGEYSKAGEFIYDHPFQWGSKRTGPDLARIGGKYPHSWHYNHMLDPTSMSPGSIMPQYPWLFDEKIDKAKTPAMINAMRKLGVPYPAGYEAKANADMQQQGEAIAAALKKDKLEVSSDKEIVALIAYLQRLGTDIKSNTIVEKK
- a CDS encoding cbb3-type cytochrome c oxidase N-terminal domain-containing protein, which translates into the protein MNKKSITITSLFSLCLLSALPADAQYKPEPPSELGHPVAIVLLTVIIGLLIAIVVLGSAVISAMDIYRERVKNEKSKTVVSAILLLAGILSANSLFAQDAKEAAVSVAPNIISGLSDTSFYLLISVIALQIMIIFSLLYTLRVLVGMEKKRKPKVAVPGKPVKHWFERLNDTRTLDEASEQDEDMGHDYDGIRELNNPTPPWWRWGFYCSIVFALVYVWRFQISHSAPSQLEELAIAEAAAAEAKEEYLKNAANNIDENNVSLLNSADDIATGQKLFSSNCAPCHGAQGQGIVGPNLTDDYWLHGGKLKAVFSTIKYGVPEKGMKSWKDDFSPKQLAQLASYIKSIHGSNPPNPKEAQGALEKE